The Glycine max cultivar Williams 82 chromosome 12, Glycine_max_v4.0, whole genome shotgun sequence genome window below encodes:
- the LOC112998540 gene encoding uncharacterized protein, with protein sequence MSAMVQVWVGELTKLREKVLPRKPLLSEAKEGSERNQEEEKETQKKKENTNIKRDTSNGTMSEATVCLFMDRFVPW encoded by the coding sequence ATGTCTGCTATGGTACAGGTATGGGTTGGAGAGCTGACAAAGCTTAGAGAAAAAGTTCTTCCCCGCAAGCCTCTCTTATCCGAAGCCAAAGAAGGATCAGAAAGGaaccaagaagaagaaaaggaaactcaaaagaagaaggagaacaCTAATATTAAGAGAGACACTAGTAATGGAACCATGTCAGAGGCAACGGTGTGTTTGTTTATGGATCGATTTGTGCCTTGGTGA